CGATGAGTTTTTTTACCTTGTTACCGGTAGTTTATTGTCTTACCTGAGTTTTTAGCTTCAGAACAATTCCCTACCAAAATAAATCGATCGGTTTTATACAGTCTACTGCAGTATTTCGTAAGCGgctttcaaaattgaatatttatcaAGTAATTTTTTCGTGCCTCATTTTAATATGAACATGTATATTCTCATTTTACGACCCGAGTGTTAATCTGAATAGCACGAATTAATGATTTTTACGGTCGTCTCGTTGAGGTAAAAAACAATAATGACAAACATTGGCAACAACGTTTTGGACACATTGGATTTCAAGTCAATTTCAAGATGCTGAATACAGAGGAGACGCGGGAATCTTCTAGGTTCGGACCCTTTCCCACTGGTTTTGGTGGACGCATAAACAACAGAAACGCTGAATATCCTGAATAAAATCTGATATGGCGACAAGACGAAGAAAACTAACTAGTTTTGATGCCTACACACATATTGCTTAATACTGTCGACAGAAAAAGGTGGTGGTAATCAGATACATATCAAGGATCATTTAAgtcattttagatttgaatatgtcaataattgaattgaataaaacggtaaccagtctaaccccgatatattgatgacgtagcaCACACATCCTCACAAaattaatcatcaaaatttatcaacaagaaaattaactttaataaattattgaacgcctgcgaaaaaatgtagaatttctgggataagctaatgtggaattgcataattgaaatcgaagttttaagaaatttggggaattatgagatttggcgattgagtagatgatacagtcttcgactggtctaattttaaaaaaattgtcaacttgtgaccgacttcgattcacttttgcctctaagctggtctgcaacgtCAGTTCCttcatggttgaagaaagagctcttctggtgtctgcttcatcatgactttgagcatatcgtgtagccagccggcctggtcccggggcccggtttggctgtcactcgatatcctagactcGAGTCTGAGtggaagtagacattgtcatttaaataacttattcatgttattctgtatgaattacccgtgtgacttgtattttgtattttcttattttaaaatttgtaactttattgaatttgggaatattatcccggaatttcaatgtaataaggatcaataaagtattgaattgaattgatatccttatacacatgccatcagtggacgcggagccgtatatgacagctatgctattataaattgctaatctcatgaaacctgcatacccctaatatcgaacatattttctagaacatttgaatattgaaattatatgtttacacgtttttatatagaccgcttgtagcagccgccgatgaaattcacaccggccctacacagatcatagatagcttcgtcattccactagcatccccatgtcagggtctgacttttatatcagacttccaaatcgtgtatacatccgccatttaaccgaataatccgatttacttatcatttctatttatgcctgccgctcctgatataatcatacttCCTTTACTATAACAATACGTGTTTCTATATTCAacgcaatataacatttcgacgttcaaatagaggtcattatataagaCGCtgtaacaagaaaactaactagTTTATTGAAGCCTACACACATATTGCTTAATACTGTCGACAATAAAACGGTGATATTAATCAGATATATATCAAGGATCATTTAAgtcattttagatttgaatatgtcaataattgaattgaataaaacggcaaccagtctaaccccgatatattgatgacgtagcaCACATCCTcacaaaataaatcatcaaatttatcaaaaataaaagcagatttatggaatatgtttagttgaaaaataaatgccaaaatttacaattaattgttattttaaaaacaccaatattgatgacgtagtgcacatcgactcacacagaacccttCATATaaccagggaggtgggagtcaCTCCCACCTCTGTATAATGCATACATGTACTAGGTATCCTGGTTGTCGATAATTCGTGAAGACCTAGCCCTTGTGGACATAGAACCTGATCTTAAGTTGACGCCAAGCGAAACGCTAACTATCACGGAGGAACTTGCTGTAGACCGCGATAATTGGTAATACTTGTACGTCACATCGTGACGCTGCGGTGTTGGTGATGTCATAGAAGAAGAAGAAGTACTAGGCATCAAAAGAAAACATTAtcgtaacggtttttacggcgtcaaaaaacaGGAGACAGACAATGACTATAGACGCCAGAGGCTGTGAAAATCAGATGTATCATATATAGGTGAAATGAAAACACGGTGAAACACGTGTCGCGTTAAGCCTCGATGCTTTATTATACCGAGAAAATCGCTTGAAAATCGCACTCAATCGGATTCATGCGACCATAAATCTAAACTCAGTTTTTGTCGCGAGCAACCTGTTACCattaaactaaactaaaattGATGCCAATGGCGCTTTGGGCATGGGTAAAAAAGTATGATGGTATCCGAAATGACAACTTCCAGTCACAATTCGTCGATGTCAAGCCAATCTCAatacaataaatcaattcCTTTCCATCAGATTTTGACAGAAGCCAAGACGAACCTTTTTTGGATCTGTAGTTTATAGTCCTAGCACTGTGCACAGTAAAACATGCAAAGATTTGCGCAAATTACTTCAGTACCGGCAGACGCCAAAATAGCAATcgataaagatttgaaattgttgttaGTTTCATCATCACCTATGAAAATGTGTACATGTTCTAcattctgcgacgcgacgcgtTTGGTCCGGGACACATTTTGGCACGCAACATAAACTTAACTGCAACTGGTTTCGGAAAtaactcacttcgctttgtatgagcattgtttattgtttagtatcgagtgagtccTTTGCACATGAGCCAAACCGTCTCCGTTTGATGCGGCtattattttgtatataaatTGGAAAAAACTATGGATCTCGCCTGAGTCACATGGCGTGTACATGTTATAGATAGTTCCAAAGTCACAACCATGCGCTTCAGTCAAAACTAATTGATTATAGTCTATGTCAGCTTACTGTATGTATTGCGCTATATTGTCTATCGATCAATACGTATAGAGTATACGTATGTGGCGTAGACCTACATTACTGGTATATTGAACCTGTACTGTATAACGATATAATATAGAGGCTAGTACTGCAAACGCTGTATCGAATGTCGCTAGTGCTTTTTGCAAACTCCGATATTCGAACGAgatgttgtttttgttgttggaTTTACTAACTGCGCAGAATGTTCTACTATGCGCGGTCATAACGTTGTTCGCGGTATTCTGCGGGATGCGCATAATGCCAAGAAGATCCGGCCCATTGAATTTACCGCCGGGGCCTATTGGCTATCCGCTGGTCGGTAATCTTCTATCGTTTACGTCTCCGGATGAGCTGAACGAGCGCGTGCGAGAACTGAAACACGAACACAACTCGAACAtcgtatatatgaatatggCCGGTCAAGGATTAATTATCTTGTACGACATGGATGCCATCCAACAGGCTTTCCAGGTCCAGGGGGACGAATTCGATTCTCGTCCGCTGAGCATGTTCTACATGAAGCTGATAAACTACAAAGGTTTAATCGGTTCGTCGGGGTCATTGTGGAAGGAGCAACGTCGCTTTGCTTTGCGCACTCTTAGAGATTTCGGGATGGGAAAGTCGGCGTTGGGGGAAAAGATAGCGGAGGAGACGTACCATTTCATATCAGAATTGGAAAAACACGGCAGGAAACCATTCCAGATCTCGCTATCGATAGACGTGGCTATTAGCAATGTTATATGCGCTTTAACGTTCGGCAGGCGTTTTCACTACGAAGATGAAAAGTTTCGGTACCTTAACAAACTCGTACGCGATAACCTGACGTACTTGGGCAGGAGTACGATACTGAACTACGCGCCGTTTCTTCAACACGTGCCGTTCGACATATTCGGATTTAAACAAATCACGCAGAACATCGAAGAAATATGCGAGTTTTTCAAACTGAAAGTTGACGAGCAC
This sequence is a window from Tubulanus polymorphus chromosome 9, tnTubPoly1.2, whole genome shotgun sequence. Protein-coding genes within it:
- the LOC141910959 gene encoding cytochrome P450 2J6-like; protein product: MLFLLLDLLTAQNVLLCAVITLFAVFCGMRIMPRRSGPLNLPPGPIGYPLVGNLLSFTSPDELNERVRELKHEHNSNIVYMNMAGQGLIILYDMDAIQQAFQVQGDEFDSRPLSMFYMKLINYKGLIGSSGSLWKEQRRFALRTLRDFGMGKSALGEKIAEETYHFISELEKHGRKPFQISLSIDVAISNVICALTFGRRFHYEDEKFRYLNKLVRDNLTYLGRSTILNYAPFLQHVPFDIFGFKQITQNIEEICEFFKLKVDEHKRNFDENNVEDFIDAFLAEQKRGDGEGFTDQQLYYVIMDLFVAGSETSASTLRWAALLMTLHNDVQRKVQAELDDVVPRSRKPSMSDRPKLPYTMAVLHEIQRFASVVPFGLPHSNPYPTRLLGYDIPADTVLVASLTDVLQDPNVWKHPNDFNPENFLDDQGHVINQSRSIPFALGKRVCLGESLAREELFTFFTAMLQNFEFCVDETKPTPTQKAHRGVVDTPDNHFVVLKKRD